From Desulfobulbaceae bacterium DB1, the proteins below share one genomic window:
- a CDS encoding DNA polymerase III subunit beta: MSLVLNIAREDLLSALAAMQNVTGKTGTMAILSNVLLRSKADFLELTGTDLEIGIRLDIPAEILSPGKLTLPAKKLFEIVRESNSSHIHLEERENNWVRITADSSDYNMAGMAAEEFPSFPEYDEDFLIKVNSDDIRDLIEKTIFSVASDTESNFTLTGVLVEKEQEDTKNFLRMVSSDGHRLSLMKKEIEGDISRFHLEKTTLIPRKGVQEIKKFCENFKEVLLGFEEKQAVLKSKNAILIIRLMNGDFPNFRNLLKIINKDNFIEIKRLTLLNAMKRMNLFTEDRFNVVKCVMENNEIILSSQSMDLGNAKENHPINYTGEPLKLGFNGRYFIDTLQVMTAEDVKIFISGKDKPCMIYSENEPDFISIIMPMEI, translated from the coding sequence ATGTCTCTTGTTCTTAATATTGCTCGGGAAGATTTATTGTCGGCACTCGCAGCTATGCAGAATGTAACGGGAAAAACAGGAACAATGGCTATTTTATCCAATGTCCTGTTGCGCAGCAAAGCTGATTTTCTGGAATTGACCGGAACCGATCTTGAGATAGGGATACGCCTGGACATACCGGCGGAAATTCTTTCCCCGGGAAAATTGACCTTGCCGGCAAAAAAACTTTTTGAAATTGTCCGGGAATCAAATTCCTCTCATATTCATCTGGAGGAAAGGGAAAATAACTGGGTTAGAATCACGGCGGACAGCAGTGATTACAATATGGCCGGAATGGCCGCGGAGGAATTTCCTTCTTTCCCCGAGTATGATGAAGATTTTTTGATCAAGGTCAATTCCGATGATATCAGAGATCTTATCGAAAAAACCATTTTTTCCGTTGCCTCAGATACGGAAAGCAATTTCACCCTGACCGGCGTTCTGGTTGAAAAAGAGCAAGAGGACACTAAAAACTTTCTTCGCATGGTTTCTTCCGACGGTCACCGGCTTTCCTTGATGAAAAAAGAGATTGAAGGCGATATCTCCCGTTTTCATCTGGAAAAAACAACCCTTATTCCCAGGAAGGGTGTGCAGGAAATAAAAAAATTCTGTGAAAATTTCAAAGAGGTGTTGCTTGGTTTTGAAGAAAAGCAGGCAGTGCTGAAAAGCAAAAATGCAATTCTTATCATTCGCCTCATGAATGGGGATTTCCCCAATTTCAGAAATCTTCTTAAGATAATAAACAAAGATAATTTTATTGAAATAAAAAGACTCACACTTCTCAATGCCATGAAACGAATGAATCTTTTTACCGAAGATCGATTCAATGTCGTCAAATGCGTGATGGAAAACAATGAAATAATCCTGAGTTCCCAAAGCATGGATTTAGGCAATGCCAAGGAAAACCATCCGATCAACTACACGGGCGAACCACTGAAGCTTGGATTTAACGGCAGATATTTCATAGATACGCTGCAGGTGATGACAGCGGAAGATGTGAAAATTTTTATTTCCGGAAAAGATAAGCCATGCATGATATATTCGGAAAACGAACCTGATTTTATAAGTATCATCATGCCGATGGAAATATGA